In Trichocoleus sp. FACHB-46, one DNA window encodes the following:
- a CDS encoding site-specific integrase → MKVNRHGKAKLLTPSEVTQLFEVRLTNPRDRALFGVCFYTGCRIAEACSLRTEDIYGPGGVRSRLTLRKGNTKGKRSTRSIPVRAELAALLAAHQSSAGKIYVFPGRWGRGHIHPDSTAAILRGAFEALGIEGASTHSFRRTALTRMSNLGTPLRVIQEISGHESLAALQEYLEVSDEQLEQAIAQL, encoded by the coding sequence ATGAAGGTCAACCGCCACGGCAAAGCTAAACTCCTCACTCCCAGTGAAGTCACCCAACTATTTGAAGTGCGTCTGACCAATCCAAGGGACAGAGCTTTGTTTGGCGTCTGTTTCTACACAGGTTGCCGCATTGCCGAAGCCTGCTCCCTTAGAACTGAGGACATCTACGGACCTGGGGGTGTGCGATCGCGACTGACACTCAGGAAGGGCAATACCAAAGGAAAGCGATCTACCCGCTCCATTCCAGTGAGGGCAGAACTTGCCGCATTGTTAGCAGCCCATCAATCAAGCGCCGGAAAAATCTATGTCTTCCCCGGTCGTTGGGGCCGGGGGCACATTCACCCAGACTCAACAGCGGCAATTCTGAGGGGAGCATTCGAGGCATTAGGAATTGAAGGGGCTAGTACCCACAGTTTCAGAAGAACTGCTTTAACTAGGATGTCGAACTTGGGTACACCTTTACGGGTAATTCAAGAGATCTCCGGGCACGAAAGTTTGGCTGCACTGCAAGAGTACCTGGAGGTTTCGGATGAGCAGTTGGAACAGGCGATCGCTCAGTTGTGA
- a CDS encoding ParA family protein has product MLKIAVFNFKGGTGKSTTALNLGAFLAKSKFNTLAIDLDGQRTLSFGLGLDGQEPTALDWLTSDEAIAPLTTSVKNLSLIPGDIGMFRLTAEADLFTSSLNGLMPLGYGVILMDCPPSLSVASVQAILSSDRVLVPTLCEPAALKGLSEAIALIRGENPDIPIEVLRTRYKPRLVLTREADDLLIESAADLGYRLLHTTIPENIQVAESIAQQQPVADYASSSSGALAYRSLTKECTKLWGLK; this is encoded by the coding sequence ATGCTTAAAATTGCCGTATTCAACTTCAAAGGCGGCACTGGCAAATCCACTACGGCTCTAAACCTGGGAGCATTCCTCGCCAAGTCTAAGTTCAATACCCTAGCGATCGACTTGGATGGACAGCGCACCTTGAGCTTTGGTTTGGGATTGGATGGACAAGAGCCGACTGCTCTAGATTGGCTAACTAGTGATGAGGCGATCGCACCCCTAACAACCTCAGTTAAGAATCTTTCGCTCATCCCCGGTGACATTGGGATGTTTAGGCTGACTGCCGAAGCTGACCTGTTCACCTCATCCCTTAATGGTCTAATGCCTTTAGGGTATGGTGTGATATTAATGGACTGTCCACCCAGTTTGAGCGTGGCATCAGTCCAAGCAATCCTCAGCAGCGATCGAGTGTTGGTTCCGACCCTCTGTGAGCCTGCTGCACTCAAGGGATTATCTGAGGCGATCGCCCTCATCCGTGGTGAGAACCCAGATATTCCAATTGAGGTGCTGAGGACTCGCTACAAACCTAGGCTGGTGCTGACGAGAGAAGCTGATGACTTACTGATCGAGTCTGCCGCTGACCTAGGCTATCGATTACTCCACACCACGATTCCAGAAAACATCCAGGTTGCCGAGTCGATTGCCCAACAACAACCAGTGGCAGATTACGCCTCTAGTTCGAGTGGGGCACTGGCTTATCGATCGCTGACTAAGGAATGCACAAAGCTATGGGGGCTTAAGTAA
- a CDS encoding DUF5673 domain-containing protein — MGWFLDFLIFFVVLIAGSVLFNYIAAERIVGRKAARRNFRYATAWILFGLLSGFALFFVIQLLGRYGWISFYILSAVAISTRWISWFFRKQEVGSLLADVGRTLKSKIIFWIGLIQVVLAVIQTWLFFTPALNGIPEYTTLELEISKLIFWWSFASFSMALGLNKLEFRENGICFMYSLIRWQRINSYAWETDKLNVLTVRFKPRFPLSPGFTSLPIPAKHKEVVSRILAERLPGKRL; from the coding sequence ATGGGGTGGTTTTTGGATTTCTTAATCTTTTTTGTAGTTCTGATAGCTGGCTCAGTTTTGTTTAACTACATAGCAGCAGAACGAATAGTAGGACGCAAAGCTGCCCGTAGAAATTTTCGCTATGCAACTGCTTGGATCTTATTTGGGCTTCTATCTGGATTTGCCCTTTTCTTTGTAATTCAACTATTAGGCCGCTATGGTTGGATAAGCTTCTACATCCTATCTGCTGTTGCGATTAGTACAAGATGGATTAGCTGGTTTTTTAGAAAGCAAGAAGTTGGTTCTTTATTAGCAGATGTGGGAAGAACTCTAAAGAGCAAAATTATATTCTGGATTGGCTTGATTCAAGTTGTACTTGCAGTTATTCAGACATGGTTATTTTTTACGCCAGCTCTAAATGGAATTCCGGAATATACTACCCTGGAACTAGAAATATCTAAACTCATCTTTTGGTGGTCGTTCGCTAGTTTCTCTATGGCTCTAGGCTTAAATAAACTTGAGTTTAGAGAGAACGGTATTTGTTTCATGTATTCACTCATCAGATGGCAAAGAATAAATTCGTATGCTTGGGAAACAGATAAATTAAATGTGTTGACGGTTCGATTCAAGCCACGCTTTCCTCTATCGCCAGGCTTTACAAGCCTGCCTATTCCTGCAAAACATAAAGAGGTAGTAAGCCGTATTTTAGCTGAGCGACTACCAGGCAAGAGACTATAG
- a CDS encoding recombinase family protein produces the protein MCALYLRISTVDKGQDTDNQLLQLKEFCDRQGWQIVDIYIDHESVRKGKRERGDFSRMLEDAAKQKFDVLVF, from the coding sequence ATTTGTGCTCTATACCTTCGCATTTCAACTGTAGATAAAGGACAAGATACTGACAACCAACTTTTACAACTAAAAGAATTTTGCGATCGCCAAGGTTGGCAGATTGTCGACATCTACATTGATCACGAATCGGTTCGCAAGGGTAAGCGTGAGCGTGGTGACTTCAGCCGCATGCTTGAGGATGCAGCGAAGCAAAAGTTTGATGTATTAGTGTTTTGA
- a CDS encoding nickel/cobalt transporter, with amino-acid sequence MNVVNRKWYRLLRLSLFSLLGSLLLWAATATPSQSHWADLAVAEIRVAETQAQITLTFPTGLLASADDNQDNQLSPPEVTKHQSEIQRFLSDRIRLSDSQRQTSTLTVQPADTTTLPSNLQATAGTHSTLLLTYTWLRPIQGLKIYYDLFLPGVPTARCLATIFHQGQVQNAIFSPENRESALIQGSPWQLAASVPIAIAGAFLWGAMHALTPGHGKTIVGAYLVGSRATVQHALFLGLTTTIAHTTGIFALGLVALFASQFILPEQLYPWLSAISGLIVVGLGLNLFFSRMHGNQWFSRWSSRRSQKPTHHLHGHAHEHHPHSHGHAHEHPHPHEHEHEAHLDTHSHSHGGHTHSHLPLGADGTPVTWRNLLALGISGGLLPCPSALVLLLSAIALGRVGFGIVLVLAFSLGLAGVLTGLGLLLVCTKRLFEGLPVQTQLAKVLPALGALGIALLGAVITVRAVMQIGLVTT; translated from the coding sequence ATGAATGTTGTGAATAGAAAGTGGTATCGCCTGCTCAGGCTCAGTCTGTTTTCCCTTTTGGGGTCTCTCTTGCTTTGGGCCGCAACTGCGACGCCGAGTCAATCGCATTGGGCAGACTTGGCGGTGGCAGAGATTAGGGTAGCTGAAACTCAAGCTCAAATCACACTTACCTTTCCTACAGGTCTACTGGCCTCAGCCGATGATAACCAGGATAACCAGCTTTCCCCACCGGAAGTCACCAAACACCAAAGTGAGATTCAGCGTTTTTTAAGCGATCGCATCCGGCTGAGTGATTCCCAGCGCCAAACCAGTACTTTAACGGTTCAACCCGCCGACACGACTACGCTGCCATCTAATCTGCAAGCGACAGCAGGGACTCATAGCACCTTACTCCTGACTTACACTTGGCTCCGTCCGATTCAAGGGCTGAAAATTTACTACGATTTGTTTTTACCAGGAGTGCCGACAGCCCGTTGTCTAGCGACCATTTTTCATCAAGGACAAGTGCAGAATGCCATCTTTAGTCCTGAAAATCGGGAATCGGCGTTAATCCAAGGGTCGCCTTGGCAGCTAGCGGCAAGTGTGCCGATCGCGATCGCCGGGGCTTTTCTGTGGGGAGCCATGCACGCTCTGACACCGGGACATGGCAAAACCATTGTTGGCGCTTACCTAGTCGGGTCACGTGCCACGGTCCAGCACGCTTTGTTTTTGGGGCTGACTACTACCATCGCCCATACAACTGGTATCTTCGCCCTAGGGTTAGTCGCCCTGTTTGCTTCTCAGTTTATTTTGCCAGAACAGCTTTATCCTTGGCTGAGTGCAATTTCTGGGCTGATTGTGGTCGGCCTAGGCCTCAACTTGTTCTTCAGTCGCATGCACGGCAACCAGTGGTTCAGTCGTTGGTCATCGCGCAGAAGCCAGAAACCTACTCACCATTTGCATGGTCACGCTCATGAGCATCACCCTCATTCTCATGGTCACGCTCATGAACACCCTCATCCTCATGAACACGAGCACGAGGCTCACTTAGATACTCATAGCCACAGTCATGGAGGTCATACTCACTCGCATTTACCCCTTGGAGCGGATGGCACCCCGGTTACTTGGCGGAACTTGCTAGCCTTAGGCATCTCTGGCGGTTTGTTACCTTGCCCTTCTGCCTTAGTGTTGTTGCTGAGTGCAATCGCCTTAGGTCGTGTTGGCTTTGGCATCGTGTTAGTTTTGGCCTTTAGTTTGGGATTGGCAGGAGTGCTGACTGGCTTGGGATTACTTCTGGTTTGCACCAAGCGCCTGTTTGAGGGATTGCCCGTCCAGACACAATTAGCCAAAGTCCTGCCTGCCCTAGGAGCTTTAGGAATTGCCTTATTAGGAGCAGTGATCACAGTGCGAGCTGTGATGCAAATTGGGTTAGTGACAACTTGA
- a CDS encoding tetratricopeptide repeat protein, translated as MKLINYDASAAWQNRLRAVLSSPRLVALPVVGLLVLIPIGLGLWQQQSRAQLNPLYRYQFSRPDPGKVTQSLEREMAFYQTRILSDPKGGLNRAALARTYIKMARATGESSWYLLAEQTAQQSLANLSFSNSEAVLVLARVATARHDFAEALRLLKQAPGSPDALSIGTTAHLALGDIAAANTAAEQLVKQTPSLGALTQRALVKVAQGQNQAAIQDLQQAIAVEEPEETGSSVWARTLLGRLYFKRGQLPQAQALYRETLRILPQYPPALLNLAELEVRQGNYRAAERYYSQFALTSQKSPTVHDHVVMRGMARVKELLGDTAAAQSWRDRAEARLREDLTGFGHRRELAHLLLERGRPEDKAEALTLMQQEVRARRDAETLDTFAWALSSAGRWPEARQAMQAALQPGIRDAALFHRAGVIEQTLGNPAEAQHFFQLAQEADPTFDQQAQRALGLGVGLLGLS; from the coding sequence GTGAAACTGATAAACTACGACGCTTCAGCAGCTTGGCAAAACAGGCTCAGAGCAGTTCTATCGTCACCGCGTTTGGTGGCTCTGCCTGTCGTGGGCCTGCTTGTTTTGATTCCAATTGGCTTGGGCTTGTGGCAACAGCAGTCTAGGGCACAGCTCAATCCCTTGTATCGCTATCAGTTCTCTCGCCCTGATCCGGGCAAGGTGACGCAATCGCTGGAACGAGAGATGGCTTTCTATCAAACGCGGATTCTCTCAGACCCAAAAGGAGGGCTGAATCGGGCAGCTTTGGCTAGAACTTACATAAAAATGGCGCGCGCCACAGGGGAAAGCAGTTGGTATTTACTGGCAGAGCAAACGGCGCAACAGTCGTTGGCTAACTTATCCTTCTCTAACTCTGAAGCAGTTTTGGTCCTGGCCCGAGTGGCAACTGCAAGACATGATTTTGCTGAAGCTTTGCGCCTGTTGAAGCAAGCCCCAGGTAGCCCAGATGCACTCTCTATTGGGACCACGGCCCACTTAGCGCTAGGTGATATTGCAGCGGCTAACACAGCGGCAGAGCAACTTGTGAAGCAGACTCCTTCTCTAGGAGCCTTAACGCAACGGGCTTTAGTGAAGGTGGCTCAAGGCCAAAATCAAGCAGCAATTCAAGATTTACAACAGGCGATCGCCGTAGAAGAACCCGAGGAAACCGGGAGTTCTGTCTGGGCACGTACCCTCTTAGGGCGGTTGTACTTCAAGCGAGGCCAACTTCCGCAAGCACAGGCACTTTACAGAGAAACGTTGCGGATTTTGCCCCAGTATCCCCCAGCTCTACTGAATCTAGCTGAACTAGAGGTACGGCAGGGAAATTATCGGGCAGCAGAGCGTTATTATTCTCAGTTTGCTTTAACTTCTCAAAAATCCCCAACCGTTCATGATCATGTGGTGATGCGTGGCATGGCCCGCGTCAAGGAACTGTTAGGAGATACGGCTGCGGCCCAATCTTGGCGAGATCGAGCAGAGGCGCGGTTACGGGAAGATCTGACCGGGTTTGGTCATCGTCGCGAACTGGCGCACTTGTTGCTAGAGCGAGGCAGACCAGAGGATAAGGCGGAGGCATTGACCTTGATGCAGCAAGAGGTGCGGGCGCGGCGGGATGCTGAAACTCTAGATACCTTTGCTTGGGCCTTATCTAGCGCAGGACGTTGGCCAGAAGCACGGCAAGCAATGCAGGCAGCACTGCAACCAGGGATTCGAGATGCAGCTTTGTTCCACCGAGCGGGTGTGATTGAACAAACCTTAGGCAACCCAGCGGAGGCTCAACATTTTTTCCAGTTAGCCCAAGAAGCAGATCCTACCTTTGATCAGCAAGCTCAGCGGGCTTTGGGTTTAGGGGTAGGACTTTTAGGGTTGAGCTGA
- a CDS encoding DUF4331 domain-containing protein has protein sequence MPKPPTPHKASPSLNEPTTAPKTSARRWRFGLVAQLSLLVLGIALTAGLAPQYLKASDHDDGEVDTKGRNLNLTDLFVFREQDQNPNASAGDLILIMNTNPRSLARQQYYFSTKARYEFKVSRVGNNDATPTGVPDVTLRFEFDKPNAKGQQGMKLTAIRDGATLVANQQLQTTALNTAPEVSQVALGGSQVSVFAGLREDPFFFDVEQYFRVRAGALGIGPKVGFRDPSTAIDFAKGYNVNAIAVRVPIQFLQGATATTTFDVWETISAAGPNGKFTQVERLARPAINEGLVVTNDFLNALNSVGPDFEAAALAGRQPAANIAGPIVGEVKQTLLAFGNPEARANALLGAFLPDVMRIDTTGPSGYANALNAKGSPIRGRLIKDDVIDITLSVVAGQPLSDNVSYEGQPGNPAQGHKALEPTFPYLALPN, from the coding sequence ATGCCTAAGCCCCCTACGCCCCATAAGGCTAGCCCCTCATTGAATGAACCCACGACTGCCCCTAAAACTTCTGCCCGCCGTTGGCGCTTTGGCCTTGTGGCTCAGTTAAGCCTGCTAGTTTTAGGGATTGCTTTGACTGCTGGCTTAGCACCTCAATACTTGAAAGCGTCCGACCACGATGATGGTGAGGTGGATACTAAAGGCCGCAATTTGAATTTGACCGATCTATTTGTCTTTCGAGAACAAGATCAGAATCCCAACGCTTCAGCCGGGGATCTGATCTTGATCATGAATACAAACCCGCGATCGCTGGCTCGTCAGCAATACTACTTCAGCACCAAAGCCCGATATGAGTTTAAAGTCTCGCGAGTGGGCAACAATGATGCGACTCCCACAGGTGTACCAGATGTAACGCTACGATTTGAGTTTGACAAGCCCAATGCTAAAGGCCAACAGGGCATGAAGCTGACGGCAATTCGCGATGGGGCGACCTTAGTTGCAAATCAGCAGTTGCAAACGACAGCGCTCAATACTGCTCCCGAAGTCAGCCAGGTCGCGCTCGGAGGTTCCCAGGTCTCTGTTTTTGCGGGGTTACGAGAAGATCCATTCTTCTTTGATGTGGAGCAATATTTCCGAGTTCGGGCAGGTGCGCTTGGTATTGGCCCCAAAGTAGGTTTCCGCGACCCTAGCACCGCAATTGATTTTGCTAAGGGCTATAACGTCAACGCGATCGCAGTGCGAGTCCCCATCCAGTTTCTGCAAGGCGCTACCGCTACAACAACCTTTGATGTTTGGGAAACCATTTCAGCAGCGGGACCAAACGGCAAATTTACGCAGGTGGAGCGTTTAGCCAGACCCGCAATCAACGAAGGTTTGGTTGTAACCAATGACTTCTTGAATGCCTTAAACAGCGTGGGGCCTGATTTTGAAGCGGCGGCTTTAGCGGGCAGACAACCTGCGGCTAATATTGCTGGCCCCATTGTGGGAGAAGTCAAACAGACCCTGCTGGCCTTTGGCAATCCAGAAGCACGAGCCAATGCCTTGCTCGGTGCCTTTCTGCCTGATGTTATGCGGATTGATACCACAGGCCCAAGTGGCTACGCCAATGCTCTCAATGCTAAAGGCAGTCCAATTCGGGGTCGCTTGATCAAAGATGACGTGATCGATATCACCTTAAGCGTGGTGGCTGGGCAACCCTTGAGTGACAACGTCTCCTATGAAGGTCAACCTGGTAATCCCGCTCAAGGTCACAAGGCGCTTGAGCCTACATTCCCTTATTTAGCCCTGCCTAATTAA
- a CDS encoding PEP-CTERM sorting domain-containing protein (PEP-CTERM proteins occur, often in large numbers, in the proteomes of bacteria that also encode an exosortase, a predicted intramembrane cysteine proteinase. The presence of a PEP-CTERM domain at a protein's C-terminus predicts cleavage within the sorting domain, followed by covalent anchoring to some some component of the (usually Gram-negative) cell surface. Many PEP-CTERM proteins exhibit an unusual sequence composition that includes large numbers of potential glycosylation sites. Expression of one such protein has been shown restore the ability of a bacterium to form floc, a type of biofilm.) has protein sequence MKKFIPAILLSTLGVFLAASPNHAVTLIESKDAGQTLNTAQVIPSGSALLEFLAGALADNDADLFQIFLTGGQTFSATTISLETLVDLPVNQLLGAPTALLEDPQLFLFDAEGKGIYGNDDSFGSLQPTLLSGAFSPSQSGLYYLAIGSAGYNPVSNNGDIFATGTNDVLESTGPGGELPLSGFAGTSATRGTYAIALTGASTAAQSTPPASVPEPTAALGLMALGAGATWSQWKSKKQQRASVPLT, from the coding sequence GTGAAAAAATTTATACCAGCAATATTGCTGTCTACGTTAGGGGTATTTTTGGCTGCTAGCCCTAATCATGCAGTCACTTTGATTGAAAGTAAAGATGCAGGCCAGACCCTCAACACAGCTCAAGTCATCCCCTCTGGGTCAGCTTTACTAGAGTTTCTTGCTGGAGCCTTGGCAGACAACGATGCTGATCTGTTTCAAATTTTTTTAACTGGGGGACAGACCTTTTCTGCTACCACTATCAGTCTAGAAACCTTGGTGGATTTGCCAGTCAATCAGCTTCTCGGAGCGCCTACAGCCCTGCTGGAAGATCCGCAATTATTTCTATTTGACGCAGAAGGTAAAGGTATCTACGGTAACGATGACAGCTTTGGCTCCCTACAGCCGACGCTGCTCTCTGGCGCGTTCTCTCCTAGCCAATCTGGCCTTTACTATCTAGCGATCGGGAGTGCTGGCTACAACCCCGTTAGTAACAATGGCGACATTTTTGCGACTGGCACCAATGATGTCCTAGAATCCACAGGACCAGGGGGTGAATTGCCCCTGAGTGGTTTTGCGGGAACGAGTGCAACCCGTGGCACTTATGCGATCGCCTTGACAGGAGCTAGCACCGCTGCCCAATCCACCCCGCCCGCCAGCGTGCCAGAACCGACTGCTGCTCTGGGCCTGATGGCGCTGGGTGCTGGAGCTACTTGGAGCCAATGGAAATCTAAAAAACAGCAACGCGCTTCAGTTCCTCTGACATAG
- a CDS encoding ATP-binding protein produces MPSLSEHLEAVRQQRFVGRTHERHLFESALNRAELPFYVLHIFGPGGVGKTTLLGEFARLCEPAQIPVIQLDARNIEPSPESFLEALRFHLNLASTDSPLVALAAHTGRQVFVLDTYENLASLDSWLREKFLPQLPANILTVIAGRHAPAAGWRTDSGWQALIHLLPLRNLSPEESRDYLIKRAVPVNQHQAVLNFTYGYPLALSLVADVFAQGQELSFQPEAAPDVVKNLLERFVQEVPSSAHRVALEACSLVRLTTEALLAVMLDQPDVHELFDWLRSLSFVESGRAGLFPHDLAREVLVADLRWRNPDWYAELHQRSRQYYTQRLGQTQGEAQHRVLFDYIFLHRDNPAVRPRFTWQETSSLVTDTFHPSDSPALLQIVTTHEGAASAQLADYWLERQPQNVLVFRDVEQQLVGFVMTLALHQATAADVAGDPGTQAAWSYLQTYAPLRLGEGATLFRFWMARETYQAVSPTQSLIFINFVQHHRLTPKLAFTFFACADPDFWAAMFAYADLARLPEADFTIGEQRYGVYGHDWRVVSPMAWQELLAQREIAASAQAATPAPLGEPLLVLSQPAFAIAVRDLLRHFTHLDRLYHNPLLQSRLVMERSPTNAGKAERVAALQHLVQEAAASLQASHREAKLYRALYHTYLQPTPTQEQVAELLDVPFSTFRRHLKNGMARLTEILWHQEIS; encoded by the coding sequence ATGCCATCCTTATCTGAGCATCTAGAGGCAGTACGCCAGCAGCGATTCGTAGGACGTACCCACGAGCGCCACCTATTTGAGTCAGCTTTAAACCGAGCTGAGTTGCCATTTTATGTCCTGCATATTTTTGGGCCTGGTGGCGTTGGCAAAACCACACTTCTGGGAGAATTTGCCCGCCTCTGTGAGCCAGCCCAGATCCCCGTCATCCAACTAGATGCCCGCAACATCGAGCCATCGCCAGAGTCCTTTTTAGAAGCTCTGCGATTTCATCTGAATCTAGCTTCGACCGACTCCCCTTTAGTAGCTTTAGCGGCTCATACAGGTCGCCAGGTTTTCGTACTCGACACTTACGAAAATCTCGCTTCCCTTGATAGTTGGCTGCGCGAAAAGTTTCTACCTCAGCTTCCTGCCAATATCCTCACCGTGATTGCGGGTCGTCATGCACCTGCGGCGGGCTGGCGGACTGATTCAGGCTGGCAAGCTTTAATCCATCTTTTACCCTTACGGAACCTTAGCCCAGAGGAAAGCCGAGATTATCTAATCAAGCGAGCCGTTCCGGTAAATCAACATCAGGCCGTGCTCAACTTTACTTATGGGTATCCTTTAGCTCTATCTCTAGTCGCAGATGTCTTTGCTCAGGGGCAAGAGTTAAGTTTTCAGCCTGAAGCTGCTCCGGATGTCGTCAAGAACCTCCTCGAGAGATTTGTGCAAGAGGTGCCTAGCTCTGCGCATCGCGTTGCTTTGGAAGCTTGTAGTTTAGTTCGGTTGACTACAGAAGCCTTGCTTGCGGTCATGCTCGATCAACCGGATGTGCATGAACTTTTCGACTGGTTGCGATCGCTCTCTTTTGTCGAGTCGGGGCGAGCAGGTTTATTCCCCCATGATCTGGCTCGTGAAGTGTTAGTAGCTGATCTACGCTGGCGCAATCCCGATTGGTATGCCGAACTCCACCAGCGATCGCGCCAGTACTACACCCAGCGCCTCGGCCAAACTCAGGGGGAAGCTCAGCATCGGGTGCTATTCGACTACATTTTTCTGCATCGGGATAATCCTGCGGTTCGCCCTCGCTTTACTTGGCAAGAAACCAGCAGTTTAGTCACGGATACATTCCATCCCAGCGATAGCCCCGCGTTGCTTCAAATCGTCACGACTCATGAGGGAGCAGCTTCAGCCCAGTTAGCAGACTACTGGCTCGAAAGACAGCCCCAAAATGTATTGGTGTTTCGAGATGTAGAGCAGCAACTGGTCGGCTTTGTCATGACTCTAGCCCTGCACCAAGCCACTGCCGCAGATGTGGCTGGCGACCCGGGCACCCAAGCCGCATGGTCTTATCTTCAAACCTATGCTCCTCTACGCTTGGGCGAAGGAGCGACATTATTCCGTTTTTGGATGGCACGAGAAACTTATCAGGCTGTTTCTCCAACCCAAAGCTTGATCTTCATTAACTTTGTTCAGCATCATCGCCTCACACCGAAACTGGCCTTCACTTTCTTCGCTTGTGCCGATCCGGATTTTTGGGCGGCCATGTTCGCCTATGCCGATTTAGCCCGCCTACCTGAGGCAGACTTCACCATTGGGGAGCAGCGCTATGGGGTTTATGGGCATGATTGGCGAGTGGTGTCACCAATGGCTTGGCAGGAGTTATTAGCCCAGCGAGAAATTGCTGCCTCCGCGCAGGCTGCTACTCCTGCACCTCTGGGTGAACCTCTCCTAGTTCTAAGCCAACCTGCTTTTGCGATCGCAGTTCGAGATTTGTTGCGACACTTCACCCATCTGGATCGGCTCTACCATAATCCTCTGCTGCAATCTCGACTGGTGATGGAGCGATCGCCTACCAACGCAGGTAAAGCTGAGCGAGTAGCGGCTTTGCAGCACTTAGTTCAGGAAGCAGCCGCATCGTTACAAGCCTCTCATCGGGAAGCAAAACTTTACCGAGCGCTCTATCATACTTACCTTCAGCCCACTCCGACCCAAGAGCAAGTTGCTGAGTTACTCGATGTCCCCTTCAGTACCTTTCGTCGCCACCTCAAAAACGGTATGGCTCGGCTGACCGAAATCCTCTGGCACCAAGAGATTAGCTAA
- a CDS encoding site-specific integrase, producing the protein MKVDGHGQAKVLTPDEIGKLFEAFEGDRDRALFGICLYTGCRISEACAMLTTDAYDAAGVRTKMTLRKAHTKGKQETRQIPVNSVLKEYLETYCAGAGKQYLFSGRHGRGHINPKSADEILRETCDRVGLVGVSTHSFRRTALTQMSSAGVPLRVIQEISGHRSLQALQRYLEVSELQLEGAIAALRF; encoded by the coding sequence ATGAAGGTAGACGGTCACGGCCAAGCCAAAGTTTTGACACCTGATGAAATTGGAAAATTGTTCGAGGCGTTTGAAGGCGATCGCGATCGCGCTTTATTCGGCATCTGTCTCTACACGGGATGTCGCATCAGTGAAGCCTGCGCGATGCTCACCACGGATGCCTATGACGCGGCGGGGGTCAGAACTAAGATGACGCTCCGCAAGGCCCACACAAAGGGCAAGCAGGAGACGCGCCAGATTCCGGTCAATTCGGTTCTCAAGGAATACCTGGAGACGTACTGCGCCGGGGCGGGTAAACAGTACCTCTTCTCCGGACGGCACGGGCGCGGGCACATTAACCCCAAGTCGGCAGACGAAATTCTACGGGAGACGTGCGATCGCGTGGGTCTAGTGGGAGTCAGTACACATAGTTTTAGGCGAACGGCTCTAACCCAGATGAGCAGTGCAGGAGTGCCGCTGCGGGTGATTCAGGAGATATCCGGGCATCGTAGTTTGCAGGCGCTTCAACGATATCTGGAGGTGTCGGAGTTGCAGCTGGAAGGGGCGATCGCGGCTCTCAGATTTTAA